From a region of the Paenibacillus sp. R14(2021) genome:
- a CDS encoding CtsR family transcriptional regulator yields the protein MRNISDLIEQYLKHMLKESPGGAVELQRNDLADRFSCVPSQINYVISTRFTLEKGYFVESKRGGGGYIRIQRVELPTLSALQEHLVQTIGEQVDQDTAEGVVYQLEEGKLISRREANLLRAAISRETIAVKLPLRDEIRARLLRAMLITLLMK from the coding sequence ATGCGCAACATTTCCGATCTCATCGAGCAGTACCTCAAGCATATGCTAAAGGAAAGCCCCGGCGGTGCTGTCGAGCTTCAGCGTAACGATTTGGCGGATCGGTTCTCATGTGTGCCGTCCCAGATCAATTACGTAATCAGCACGCGATTCACACTGGAGAAGGGCTACTTCGTAGAAAGCAAACGCGGCGGCGGCGGTTATATCCGCATACAGCGCGTTGAGCTGCCGACGTTGTCAGCTCTCCAGGAGCATCTCGTTCAGACAATTGGCGAGCAGGTGGATCAGGATACCGCAGAAGGGGTTGTTTATCAGCTGGAAGAAGGGAAATTGATTTCCCGCAGAGAAGCGAACTTGCTTCGGGCGGCGATTTCTCGTGAAACCATAGCGGTAAAGCTTCCGCTGCGCGATGAAATTCGTGCACGGCTGCTCCGGGCGATGCTGATTACGCTGCTCATGAAGTAA
- a CDS encoding UvrB/UvrC motif-containing protein: MLCQECDKKPATLHFTKIVNGEKTEFHICEACARERGEGIPGTANGFSIHSLLSGLLDFEQAGGLNALGAKTQQLRCENCGLTYTQFSKMGRFGCSNCYTQFGSKLDPILKRVHGNTTHVGKIPKRAGVQIQIKREIDALRRDMHVRIEQEDFENAAQIRDRIRELERNIADV; this comes from the coding sequence ATGCTTTGTCAGGAATGCGACAAGAAGCCGGCTACGCTTCATTTTACGAAAATTGTGAATGGGGAGAAAACGGAGTTTCATATTTGTGAAGCTTGCGCGCGTGAACGGGGAGAAGGAATCCCTGGAACGGCAAACGGATTTTCCATCCATAGCTTATTGTCAGGCTTGCTGGATTTCGAGCAGGCGGGGGGCCTGAACGCACTAGGCGCTAAGACTCAGCAGCTTCGCTGCGAGAACTGCGGTCTGACATACACGCAATTCAGTAAAATGGGCCGTTTCGGCTGCAGTAATTGTTATACCCAGTTCGGAAGCAAGCTGGATCCTATTCTGAAACGGGTACATGGGAATACAACGCATGTAGGTAAAATTCCGAAGCGCGCCGGTGTACAGATTCAGATTAAGCGTGAAATCGATGCGCTTAGACGGGATATGCATGTAAGGATCGAGCAGGAAGATTTCGAGAATGCGGCCCAAATCCGGGATCGGATTCGCGAGTTGGAGCGTAATATAGCCGATGTTTAG
- a CDS encoding protein arginine kinase, producing MKANGPDADVVISSRIRIARNLTGHPFPMLATTQQAHDVMEQLTAVADTDKLQEYGEFETIELAHLSELERRVLVEKHLISPNLANESRSGAVLLSENEAVSIMVNEEDHLRIQCLYPGFQIKEAWGLASRIDDIFEEEMDYAFDERRGYLTSCPTNVGTGIRSSVMMHLPGLVLTQQINRILSAITQVGLAVRGIYGEGSEAVGNLFQISNQITLGQTEGEIIENLHNVVRQIIEHERAARQRLLEDSRIRVEDRIQRSFGILSHAMIMDSKEAAQRLSDVRLGIDLGLIQTVTPQVMNEMMVLTQPGFLQQVFHEKMTPEQRDIRRAELIRKHLQRESDHGGV from the coding sequence ATGAAGGCAAACGGGCCGGACGCTGACGTAGTCATCAGCAGCCGTATCCGTATCGCCCGTAATTTAACGGGGCATCCTTTTCCGATGCTGGCAACTACACAGCAGGCGCACGACGTCATGGAACAGCTGACCGCAGTAGCGGATACCGACAAACTGCAGGAATACGGCGAGTTTGAAACGATTGAATTGGCACATCTAAGCGAGCTTGAACGAAGAGTGCTCGTGGAGAAGCATTTGATCAGCCCGAACTTGGCGAACGAATCCCGCAGCGGGGCAGTTCTGCTCAGCGAGAATGAAGCAGTCAGCATCATGGTGAACGAAGAGGATCATCTGCGGATACAATGCCTGTATCCAGGCTTTCAGATTAAAGAAGCCTGGGGGCTAGCAAGCCGCATTGACGATATTTTTGAAGAAGAAATGGATTATGCATTCGATGAACGAAGAGGATATTTGACCAGTTGCCCAACGAATGTCGGCACTGGTATTCGTTCTTCTGTGATGATGCATCTTCCCGGCTTAGTTCTGACGCAGCAGATCAACCGAATCTTGTCGGCCATTACGCAAGTAGGCTTGGCGGTAAGGGGGATTTACGGCGAGGGAAGCGAGGCTGTAGGCAATTTATTTCAAATTTCGAATCAGATTACGCTCGGGCAAACCGAAGGGGAAATAATCGAGAATCTGCATAACGTTGTCCGTCAAATCATTGAGCATGAACGAGCGGCTCGCCAGCGACTGCTGGAAGATTCGCGGATAAGGGTTGAGGACCGCATTCAGCGTTCTTTCGGCATTCTGTCCCATGCGATGATTATGGATTCCAAAGAAGCGGCCCAGCGTCTGTCAGACGTTCGATTGGGAATTGATTTGGGCTTGATTCAAACTGTAACGCCGCAGGTAATGAATGAGATGATGGTATTGACGCAGCCGGGTTTTCTCCAACAGGTGTTTCATGAGAAAATGACGCCTGAACAACGAGATATCCGGCGAGCGGAACTTATACGCAAGCATTTGCAACGTGAATCCGATCATGGGGGTGTGTGA